In the genome of Peromyscus eremicus chromosome 1, PerEre_H2_v1, whole genome shotgun sequence, the window CTCCGAGGAATTGATGGGAATGAGCCTGAACCGCCAGCTCGGTGGCCGGCAGCAGTGGGCTTTGTGGGACTCACAGGAAGAGGTGTTAGGCCGGACAGACTGCTGTAGCCTGGCAATGCGAGGGCGCATCTCCTGCTCCAAGGAACGCTGGATGAACCAAGTCTGCAGGGTGGAAGGGCACATGGAAACACAGAGTCACCTAATGCTCCCTAGTCCCTGAGGCTTAgatactgggggtgggggggcgacACGATGCTTAATCCAGGACCCAAAGGGAGGCCCCCTAAAGGAAGACTGAGGGTTCTGAAGGGCAGAGCCTACCAACTAGGGATCCAGCCCGCTCGAGTACCTAGGCTAGACCTTAGgggcttctcaaccttccttatgcttcgacactttttttttcttttttttggtttttcgagacagggtttctctgtgtagctttgcgccttttcctggaactcacttggtagcccaggctggcctcgaactcacagagatacgcctggctctgcctcccgagtgctgggattaaaggcgtgcgccaccaccgcccggctgcttcgACACTTTTAATGGGTTGTGGTGATCAATAACCATAAAACTGTTGTTGCTAGTTCAAAAAttacaattttgctactgttaagaattgaagcctggagggctggagagatggctcagagattaagagcattgactgctcttccagaggtcctgagttcaattcccagcacgcacatggtggctcacaaccatctgtaatgagatctggtgccctcttctggcctgtagacatacatgcaggcagaacactgcatacataataaataaatctaaaaaaaaaaaaagaaaagaaaaaaaaatagacaagtgACCTGAACAAATGacattagccgggcagtggtggcgcacgcctttaatcccagcactcgggaggcagagccaggcggatctctgtgagttcgaggccagcctggactaccaagtgagttccaggaaaggcgcaaagctacacagagaaaccctgtctcgaaaaaccaaaaaaaaaaaaaaaaaaaaaaagaattgaagcctggcggtggtggtgcacgccttttatcccagcacttgggagccagaggcaggcggatctctgtgagtttcgaagccagcctggtctacaaaccgagttccaggaaaggcacaaagctaccccagagaaaccctgtctcaaaaacccaaaaagaatcGAAATGTAAATACTTGATGTGCAACTTCTGTGAAAGGATTCTTCGAGaggaccaccccccacccccacccccccactccccgccTCCCTGCGCAAGGGTttcgacccacatgttgagaaccactggttgaTAGGAGCTCAAGGTGGGAGGGGAATCTGACCTCAACTTGTTCTTCCTTCAGGTTGAGTCTGGTGGCCAGGACCCTTCGAGCCTCGAGGTCTGGGTATGGCTCCAACTTGAACTGTCTTTCCAGTTCCCATAGCTGTTCCCAACTGAAGTCTCGGTCAAGGGGGTCCGGGGTATAGGGGgctgggagaaagagggagaaagggatcagagaaaccctatcatgGCTCATCCCGTGCTGCCAAGCCCGATTGATGACTTGGTGGTTTTGATCCCGAGGgacctcatggtggaaggaggtgATCCACTCAAGAAAGtggtcctcagacctccacacatcCCCTGGCAcagtcacacacaaaataaataactgtaaaagAGAAAAGCCTTTCTCACAACCCCAAGCTCTGCTTTCCATTTTGGGGGAGCCACTCCTGCGATCCCACCACAATTTCCCACTTTTCCAGATTCACTCAGTTCACCTTTCTGGGCGTCGGGATCTGAACCTTTGAAAAAGGGAGTATGGAGagtcacacccttaatcccagcatttgctgagctgaggcaggagagtgggGCTTTTGATCCTGCTGTTCCCTaccaagaactgggattatagactcAAACAAAGTTTGTttgggtgtagtggcacaagcctgtaatcccagaatttgggaggcagaggcaggtggatgtctgagcCTAAtctacagggaaaccctgttggAAACAAGAGTTCGAGATCATTTCCCACATGCCTGACTGACCTCCGTGACACCCTGTctctaaagaatttaaaattgCCTGGCGGTAGTGgcttatcccagcactcagggtggGC includes:
- the LOC131898241 gene encoding homeobox protein SEBOX-like produces the protein MAHPFNGRAPYTPDPLDRDFSWEQLWELERQFKLEPYPDLEARRVLATRLNLKEEQVETWFIQRSLEQEMRPRIARLQQSVRPNTSSCESHKAHCCRPPSWRFRLIPINSSESSSSCEHKLTKMLEAFQRLGEGGGVPSLNTWVSRHMALDEK